From Methanolobus chelungpuianus, a single genomic window includes:
- a CDS encoding serine protein kinase RIO: protein MKKEVTRKVERIDTQVDEMRVRRKDSNALKVIENVFDDATLKTLYTISNKGIIKALGGSISTGKEANVFLAEGEDRNLAVKIYRISSSTFNSMEEYILGDPRFRNVRHSKRDIIFAWTKKEHRNLERAIEAGVKVPVPIISERNVLVMEFMGEGERSYPQLKEAGVNKENARAFFDTISKYIELLYTKANLVHGDLSEYNILVDPHTQEPIFIDMGQSVTLEHPKSQEFLRRDIENIIRYFKKYGIDADPEKLYSTIREIKEKGQ, encoded by the coding sequence CACACAGGTCGACGAGATGCGCGTAAGGCGCAAAGACAGCAATGCGCTTAAAGTAATCGAGAATGTATTTGACGACGCAACTCTCAAGACCCTGTACACCATCTCCAACAAAGGCATAATAAAAGCTCTGGGAGGGTCCATCAGCACCGGGAAAGAAGCAAACGTGTTCCTCGCGGAGGGAGAGGACAGGAACCTGGCAGTCAAGATATACAGGATATCCTCAAGCACGTTCAACTCCATGGAGGAATATATACTGGGAGACCCCAGGTTCCGCAATGTAAGACATTCCAAGCGCGATATCATCTTTGCCTGGACAAAGAAAGAGCATCGCAATCTGGAACGCGCCATAGAGGCAGGAGTAAAGGTGCCTGTCCCAATCATCTCCGAACGCAACGTACTTGTCATGGAATTCATGGGAGAGGGCGAAAGATCATACCCCCAGTTAAAAGAGGCAGGCGTTAATAAAGAGAATGCCAGAGCTTTTTTTGATACGATCAGCAAGTACATAGAACTACTTTACACAAAGGCTAACCTCGTGCACGGCGACCTGAGCGAATACAATATCCTTGTTGACCCGCACACGCAGGAACCCATCTTTATAGACATGGGGCAGTCAGTCACTCTTGAGCATCCCAAATCACAGGAATTCCTGCGAAGGGATATCGAGAACATAATACGCTATTTTAAAAAATACGGAATCGATGCAGATCCCGAAAAGCTCTATTCGACCATTCGCGAGATAAAAGAGAAGGGTCAATAA
- a CDS encoding KH domain-containing protein, whose amino-acid sequence MTHVKVPKDRIGAIIGPKGSVKQLIESKSGAELDIDSENGVVEIIPGEEPVGAMRATEVVNAIARGFNPEKTIGMLDDDLLMLEVIDLSKITDSQKDLLRLKGRIIGKGGKTREITERLIGVKISVYGKTVSIIGGPEQNQIARTSIEMLINGASHGSVYSFLEKKRQELLQSRMDYY is encoded by the coding sequence ATGACACACGTTAAAGTTCCCAAGGACAGAATTGGTGCCATTATAGGCCCAAAGGGCAGTGTTAAGCAGCTCATTGAAAGCAAATCCGGTGCTGAGCTTGACATCGACAGCGAGAATGGAGTGGTGGAAATAATCCCGGGAGAGGAGCCAGTGGGAGCAATGAGGGCTACGGAAGTAGTGAATGCCATTGCAAGAGGGTTCAATCCTGAAAAGACCATAGGCATGCTCGATGACGACCTGCTCATGCTTGAAGTGATAGATCTCTCAAAGATCACCGACAGCCAGAAAGACCTTCTCCGCCTGAAGGGCCGCATAATCGGCAAAGGAGGAAAGACAAGAGAGATCACGGAAAGGCTTATCGGAGTCAAGATCTCCGTTTACGGCAAGACCGTGAGCATTATAGGCGGACCTGAACAGAACCAGATAGCAAGGACATCCATAGAGATGCTGATCAACGGGGCATCTCACGGCAGTGTTTACAGTTTCCTGGAAAAGAAGAGGCAAGAGCTCCTCCAGTCGAGGATGGACTATTACTGA